The genomic DNA ACTCCGTTTTGATTTGCGTGGCACTTTCTTGCGACGGGCAGCCCCGAAAGTCAACGTAACTCTAATCGATTACAATCGGTAAATTGCTTTCGGATTTCGATAAACAGTTGCGTTTTTCTTGCGATTGACGCCCTCGCGTGCGATCAGCGAGACGGGGCGCTGAAACGGACTGGAACGGCATGCAACACTATTCTCCCTATGAGATTATCGAAGCCAAGCCCACAACCGGGCTCGTGCTCCTTGCCGATCACGCGATGAACCGGCTGCCTGCCGAGTATGGCAGTCTCGGCCTTCCCGCCGCGGCCTTCGAGCGGCACATCGCCTATGATATCGGTGTCGAAGCGCTCGTGCGGCGCGTGTCTGCGATGCTCGATGCGCCGGCCGTTCTCGGCTGCTTCTCGCGCTTGCTGATCGATCCCAATCGCGGCGAGGACGACCCGACGCTGATCATGCGGATTTCCGACGGAGCGATCATTCCGGGAAACCATCCCATCACCGAGCAGGAGTGGGAAAACCGGCTGAACCGGTTCCATCGTCCCTATCACCGCGCCGTCTCCGAGACGATCGGCCGAAGCGCCGAGGCGCATGGCGCAGCACCGCTGGTCATCTCCATCCATTCCTACACGCCGGCCTGGAAGGGCGTCGCCCGTCCCTGGCACGCCGCCGTCCTCTGGGACAGCGACGGCCGCGCCGTTCGGCCACTGATCGACAGGCTCGAGGCACCGGGCGATATCGTCGTCGGCAACAATGAACCCTATGACGGCGCGTTGCGCGGCGATACCATGTTCCGGCACTGCATGGTGCCGGGCATTTCGCATGCCCTGATCGAGGTGCGGCAGGATCTGATCGCCGACGCTGAAGGCGTTGCCGCCTGGGCCGAGCGGCTGGCGCCGATCCTCGCAAGCCTGAACGCCATGCCCGAACTGCATCGGTACGAGCGGCACATCTCGCGCACCGGCGCCTATGATGAAGAGGACGAGCGACCATGACCGAACTGACCCCGGAGCAACAGATCGCCTTCGAAGCCGCCGCCTTTCGCCGGCTGGTCAACCATCTGCGCGAGCGCAGCGATGTCCAGAACATCGACCTGATGAACCTCGCCGGCTTCTGCCGCAACTGCCTGTCCAATTGGTATCGCGAAGCCGCCGAACAGGCGGGCGTTCCGCTTGCCAAGGAGGAATCGCGCGAGATCATCTACGGCATGCCCTACGAGGAATGGCGCGAGCGCAACCAGAGGGAAGCATCCGCAGAACAAAAGGCGGCGTTCGAGCTCAACCGGCCCAAAGCTGAGTGAGGAAAGGCGTGTGCGGGTTTCCGCGGCATTCCACTCTAACTCGTAAGCCGCTTGAAAATGATGGCTGGATCGAGCCGACGCAAACCGTCGTGATCAAAGGAATAAGGGTCGTTTCGCCCGCCTCTGCCACGGAAATGACCGCGTTGTTGCGCAATCACCCTTGACCTTGGCGGCCGTTCGCGGCACGTCACGGCACCCAAGAAATTCCATTCCCCCTATCAAGGAGAAGACCATGTCGGATGCTCACGGCGTCGCACGCGATCAGCTTCGTGCTTTCATCGAACGGATCGAACGCCTGGAAGAAGAAAAGAAGACCATCGCCGACGACATCAAGGACGTCTATGGCGAAGCCAAGTCCACAGGTTTCGACGCCAAGATCCTGCGCAAGGTCATTTCGATCCGCAAGCAGGACCACGACGAGCGCATGGAACAGGAAGCGATCCTCGACACCTACCTCCAGGCGCTCGGCATGGTGCCGGCAGCCGACGAGGAATAAGCAAGCCTTTTTGAAGGCCGCCTGTCGGCGGCCTTCGCCTTCCGCGCGTGAACGCCGGCAGCAGAGGCTCTCAATGCAGCCGGGAGCCGACATAAGGCGAAGACAGAATGCAGATACGAAAAAGCCCGCCAGGTCGGCGGGCTTTTTCGTGTCTATGGTTTGGTGGAAGCTCAGTTGGTGCTGAACTTCTTCACTTCCATGAAGTTGACGGCATTGCCGCTGAACCGGGCCGTGTCGACGTTTGGTCCGGCGCTGCTGGAGAAGCCGGCGGCATAGACTGTCGTCGGAGCAGTACGCAGAGACTTGCTGACGAAGCGCGGCGCCTTCACCGGCTTGGAAAGCGTTGCGACGCGGCCGGTCGAAAGCGCCCATTCGGAAATGATCTTCTGGGTCAGCTTCGGCTCGGCGCGCACCGATGAGCGGGTCGCGGCATCGGCGTCGTTCTTCTTCGGT from Ensifer adhaerens includes the following:
- a CDS encoding N-formylglutamate amidohydrolase, with protein sequence MQHYSPYEIIEAKPTTGLVLLADHAMNRLPAEYGSLGLPAAAFERHIAYDIGVEALVRRVSAMLDAPAVLGCFSRLLIDPNRGEDDPTLIMRISDGAIIPGNHPITEQEWENRLNRFHRPYHRAVSETIGRSAEAHGAAPLVISIHSYTPAWKGVARPWHAAVLWDSDGRAVRPLIDRLEAPGDIVVGNNEPYDGALRGDTMFRHCMVPGISHALIEVRQDLIADAEGVAAWAERLAPILASLNAMPELHRYERHISRTGAYDEEDERP
- a CDS encoding DUF1244 domain-containing protein, with the translated sequence MTELTPEQQIAFEAAAFRRLVNHLRERSDVQNIDLMNLAGFCRNCLSNWYREAAEQAGVPLAKEESREIIYGMPYEEWRERNQREASAEQKAAFELNRPKAE
- a CDS encoding DUF2312 domain-containing protein, with the translated sequence MSDAHGVARDQLRAFIERIERLEEEKKTIADDIKDVYGEAKSTGFDAKILRKVISIRKQDHDERMEQEAILDTYLQALGMVPAADEE